Proteins from a genomic interval of Acidobacteriota bacterium:
- a CDS encoding PstS family phosphate ABC transporter substrate-binding protein produces the protein MKRVLIAAAVCLLFAAGAAEAQRDQIRIVGSSTVYPFATKVAEQFGKSTQFKTPVIESTGSGGGLKLFCAGVGVEHPDITNASRAIKSSEVELCASNGVKEITEVKIGYDGIVMANSKRAKQMSVTLEQIFLALAKEVPAGDGKLKANPYTTWKQVDSSLPDVKIEVLGPPPTSGTRDAFAELAMEGGCKTFDWIADLKKTDKNRYKSICHTIREDGAYVEAGENDNLIIQKLDANADAFGVFGFSFLDQNADKVQGSKINGVAPTFDAIADGTYPISRPLFFYVKKAHADVIPGMREYVKEFTSARAWGPDGYLSDAGLIPLPNAERTKVGSEANSLAANVK, from the coding sequence ATGAAACGAGTACTGATCGCTGCTGCCGTCTGTCTGCTCTTCGCGGCCGGCGCCGCTGAAGCGCAGCGGGACCAGATCCGCATCGTGGGTTCTTCCACCGTATATCCCTTCGCCACCAAGGTCGCCGAGCAGTTCGGCAAGAGCACCCAGTTCAAGACCCCGGTCATCGAGAGCACCGGCTCCGGCGGCGGTCTCAAGCTCTTCTGCGCCGGTGTCGGCGTCGAGCACCCGGACATCACCAACGCTTCCCGCGCCATCAAGTCCTCCGAGGTGGAGCTGTGCGCCAGCAACGGCGTCAAGGAGATCACCGAGGTCAAGATCGGTTACGACGGCATCGTCATGGCCAACTCCAAGCGTGCGAAGCAGATGAGCGTGACTCTCGAGCAGATCTTCCTGGCTCTGGCCAAGGAAGTGCCCGCCGGTGACGGCAAGCTCAAGGCCAACCCCTACACGACCTGGAAGCAGGTCGACTCCTCGCTCCCCGACGTCAAGATCGAGGTCCTCGGTCCTCCCCCCACCTCCGGCACCCGCGACGCCTTCGCGGAGCTCGCCATGGAGGGCGGCTGCAAGACCTTCGACTGGATCGCCGACCTCAAGAAGACCGACAAGAACCGCTACAAGAGCATCTGCCACACCATCCGTGAGGACGGCGCCTACGTCGAGGCCGGCGAGAACGACAACCTGATCATTCAGAAGCTCGACGCCAACGCCGATGCCTTCGGTGTCTTCGGCTTCAGCTTCCTCGACCAGAACGCCGACAAGGTGCAGGGCTCCAAGATCAACGGTGTGGCCCCCACCTTCGACGCCATCGCCGACGGCACCTACCCCATCTCCCGGCCGCTCTTCTTCTACGTCAAGAAGGCCCATGCCGACGTCATCCCGGGCATGCGGGAGTACGTCAAGGAGTTCACCAGCGCCCGCGCCTGGGGTCCCGACGGCTACCTTTCCGACGCCGGCCTGATTCCCCTGCCGAACGCCGAGCGCACCAAGGTCGGCAGCGAGGCCAACAGCCTGGCCGCCAACGTCAAGTAA